A stretch of DNA from bacterium:
TTTCTTGCTTTTGTAGTAGTCTTTTCGATTTGCAACTTGTCGGTGAAATAGCCCTCCATCTCTTTTAAACGCTCTTGCAAATATCCCGGCAGAGTAGTGTTTGTTTTTTCTGCCTTCTCTAAAATCTTAAAGGTCATAGTGAGCAAAAAGTCAATAATATCTATATCATTAATATCAAGCACTTCATTGGCGCTGTATTTAACCACTAAATACTTTGCATTAATTGCTTCATCATAGTCAATCTTGTTCAGTTCAGTTGACTTACCATTGCCCGGATGTCCACCAAGGAGAAATTTTAGCCCCCGGTTAGTGGTCAGAAGGTCATCTTTGATTATCTCAATCTCCTTTCGTTCTGTCTCCACATACCAGGGATCATCTTTTGGACAAAGGGGTTTCTGGCTATCGAAACAATTTATCACATCATCCAATTTAGAAGCCTTTGACATTTAGCACCTCTTATATTATATTCTACCAAAAAATTAAGATTATGTCAATCAAATTTTGCATTTCCCGTAACTATTCAGCCACAGATGGACACAGATGAAACACTGAAAATTCGTAATCCGTGTCCGTAGTTAGGCTCAAGGTTGAAGGCTGATGGCTGAAAATTCAGGTATAGTGCCTCCTGTCTCCTCTCCTTCTCCGTTTCCCCTTTTCTCATCTGTCTTCTGACCTCTGTATTTATCCGTGTTAATCCGTGTTAATCAGTGGCTGAATAGTTACAAATCTATATCCTGAATTCCCTTTTATGTTACCATAAACAGGTTCTACTGTAGGGCCTTTGGGGTCAGACCAGCCAGGATAGCAATGCCAATAAAATTCAAATAATCACCCTTGCCGACCAGAATTTCCTCCCCATTTAATTTCTTTTACTTCTGACTCAAAAAAATCTTTTACTTTCGCCCAATCGATTTCAATCAACAGGTTAGGCATAGGTTCTTTGTCAGCATCATCAAAATAAGTTAAACTTTTAAGAATGTGAATAATATTATAATTTACACTTTTATATTTTTCTCTAAAAAATCCTAATATTTCCCTGAGATGTCTTTTTTGTTGACAAATGACATATAAATCAATAAAATCTCTTCGACTTCCTCTTGAGGAAATAGCATCCATCTTCATACAAGCAATATCTAAAATATCTGCTACTTTTATGCCCATAAAATCTTTAGTTGAAAACAAAAGTGGATAGGGATATTTAAAAAAACTAACTTTTGTTCCTTCAAATATTCCTATAACTGTATTAGGTGACTTTTTTTCCAATATAAAATCACCTTTTTCTATAAGTCTTTCTATACATAAATTAGTATCAATATCCATTGGTGTAAAGAAATCTAAATCCAATGATTGACGATGTCCTAATTGTAACGCTACTCCTGTTTCACCTACTAAATAATAATCCTTACATAGTAATCTTAATAATTCCATATTGGACTTTGTTGCTTTTGAAATGACCTTTTCAAACATAAAATTTCCTCTTTATTTAGGTCAAAATATAGGCGCCAGAAATTAGCACTTTTAGGAGATAGTCTTCGAGTGTGCAAAAGTGTATTTTTAATTAGCTGTATAGAAAAACTCTTTATCATCCAGAAAATAGCCTTTTCATCTCCATATTCTAATATTCGCTCAATGATAAAGTTAGAATAGTTATCTTTATTTAGAGCTTCGAATGATATATCCCAGAAATATTTTTTTAAATATTTAGGCAACCTATTACTCACCTATCTTCCTCCCCATTTATAAATTTATAGGTAACTATTCAGCATACCAAGCAACTAGGAAGTAGGTAGTAGGTAGTAGGTAAGTAGGAAAGGGATAAAGGATGTGCACGGTATTCCTCTTCTGGGGACAATGTCTCCCCTTTCCTACTCTCCTACTTCCTACTTTCAGGGAAATCCCCCATTTCACTGATGCATTACCTTAGTTCTTCAAGAGATCCCTGGCTTATATTATAGGCATTTAACTTATTCTTTATGCCTTGTTTCTTAAAACTTTCTGCAATATTTGCTGGAATAGAAACAGCCGCTTTGCACATCTGTTGCACCAATCCATATTTTTCTTCAGTTGGGAAGTTTTTGGTTATTTCGTATATTCTTATCACTAAATGATGGCTTTTTTGCCATACTACAAGTTGTCTAAAATCATCTAACTTCTCATTCATTTTCTTTCCCTTTCCTACTTCCCTACTCTCCTACTTTCCTACAGGGTGAATAGTTACATTTATAGTAAGTATTAACCAGAAGTTCACATTAGTATTGTGGATAGTGGATAGTTGATAGTTGATGGTTGATAGTCTATGAAACTATCAACTATAAACCATCAACCATGTTTTTAGCCATAGTAATTACCATTTGTCATTTTTCTTCTTCTTTAGGGACAAACTTAACTTTTTTCTCCCCCTGTCGCATCATTCCCATTTGTCTGGCTAAATCCTCTATTCGGGTTGAGTCATTTTTTAATGCCGTTTTTTCCTTATCCAGAGCCTTATTCTTCTCCTCTATTTCTCGTATTTGTCTGGTTAAAGTTGAGACTTGCCGCTTCTGATGAAAAATAGTGAGGATATTATTCATT
This window harbors:
- a CDS encoding four helix bundle protein, producing the protein MNEKLDDFRQLVVWQKSHHLVIRIYEITKNFPTEEKYGLVQQMCKAAVSIPANIAESFKKQGIKNKLNAYNISQGSLEELR
- a CDS encoding septum formation initiator family protein — encoded protein: MEFEITFPRKKKKTRQKKLLVLTIIFIILFIGGMNNILTIFHQKRQVSTLTRQIREIEEKNKALDKEKTALKNDSTRIEDLARQMGMMRQGEKKVKFVPKEEEK
- a CDS encoding nucleotidyl transferase AbiEii/AbiGii toxin family protein, with the protein product MFEKVISKATKSNMELLRLLCKDYYLVGETGVALQLGHRQSLDLDFFTPMDIDTNLCIERLIEKGDFILEKKSPNTVIGIFEGTKVSFFKYPYPLLFSTKDFMGIKVADILDIACMKMDAISSRGSRRDFIDLYVICQQKRHLREILGFFREKYKSVNYNIIHILKSLTYFDDADKEPMPNLLIEIDWAKVKDFFESEVKEIKWGGNSGRQG